The Raphanus sativus cultivar WK10039 unplaced genomic scaffold, ASM80110v3 Scaffold2693, whole genome shotgun sequence genome includes a window with the following:
- the LOC130505915 gene encoding WUSCHEL-related homeobox 13-like (The sequence of the model RefSeq protein was modified relative to this genomic sequence to represent the inferred CDS: added 37 bases not found in genome assembly) — MMEWDNNQQQLQQPNNHNNSSNLQGIDVSGGGGSSSGGMYVKVMTDEQLETLRKQIAIYATICERLVEMHKTLTSHQDLAGVRLGGLYADPTIGHKMTARQRWTPTPVQLQILERIFDQGTGTPSKQKIKDITEELSQHGQISEQNVYNWFQNRRARSKRKQHGGGVGSSSNNNINNNGESEVETDTETLNGKRKIPESLRVLPDGNNAIGTTSTSPRPEDLCFQSPEMSSDLHFLSNPRDDHLVGKMGLSESYSLYDHVEDYGMSG; from the exons AACCCAATAACCATAACAACTCTTCAAATCTCCAGGGGATCGACGTTAGTGGCGGCGGCGGCTCGAGCTCAGGAGGAATGTACGTGAAGGTGATGACCGACGAGCAGCTTGAAACTCTGAGGAAACAGATTGCTATCTACGCCACCATTTGTGAGCGTCTCGTTGAGATGCACAAAACCCTCACTTCTCACCAAGATCTTGCAG GAGTGAGACTGGGAGGCCTCTATGCAGACCCAACTATTGGTCACAAGATGACAGCTAGGCAGAGGTGGACTCCCACGCCAGTGCAGCTTCAGATTCTGGAGCGTATATTCGACCAAGGCACGGGAACACCCAGCAAGCAAAAGATCAAAGACATAACCGAGGAGCTGAGCCAACACGGCCAGATTTCTGAACAAAACGTCTACAATTGGTTCCAGAACCGGCGTGCTCGTTCCAAGAGGAAGCAGCATGGTGGTGGTGTTGGTTCTTCTAGCAACAACAACATTAACAACAACGGTGAGTCTGAGGTAGAGACTGACACTGAGACATTGAATGGGAAGAGAAAGATACCAGAGAGTCTTCGTGTTCTTCCTGATGGAAACAATGCTATTGGGACAACAAGTACTAGTCCTAGGCCTGAAGATCTTTGCTTTCAGAGCCCTGAGATGAGCTCTGATCTTCACTTTCTATCAAACCCAA GGGATGATCATCTTGTTGGAAAGATGGGATTGTCTGAAAGCTACAGCCTTTATGATCATGTTGAAGACTATGGCATGTCAGGCTGA